The bacterium genome includes a window with the following:
- a CDS encoding class I SAM-dependent methyltransferase, translating into MAENQLMKSGHHATFEGDRAQEYVELQRKYMIKDFQHFANQIVTKIKKGRILHLGSGGGFLSIAIAQKSPEYTVVGLDSSRTMIELAEVNSSLSGVSSQIEFIYWDTLKLPVGDEDFDFATSIWELHHWQKPVSVLNEVFRVLKKGSRGMIIDLRRNTPEIELKKLTDNTPAFIYKGLKAHLPLTYFPIEIKDILLQTKFDEFQVEEEGVHVTISLYKK; encoded by the coding sequence ATGGCCGAAAATCAACTAATGAAGTCAGGACATCATGCTACTTTCGAGGGAGATAGAGCCCAAGAATATGTTGAACTTCAAAGAAAATATATGATAAAAGATTTTCAGCATTTTGCTAATCAGATAGTTACTAAAATAAAAAAGGGGAGGATACTCCATTTGGGTTCTGGAGGAGGTTTTCTGAGTATCGCAATAGCCCAGAAAAGCCCAGAATATACAGTCGTAGGATTAGATTCATCTCGGACTATGATTGAGCTTGCAGAAGTTAATAGTAGCCTAAGTGGTGTTAGTTCACAAATAGAGTTTATTTACTGGGATACTCTTAAACTGCCTGTCGGAGATGAGGATTTCGATTTTGCAACAAGTATTTGGGAACTCCACCATTGGCAAAAGCCAGTATCTGTCTTAAACGAAGTTTTTCGAGTATTGAAAAAGGGTAGTAGAGGAATGATAATTGATCTGCGTCGTAATACACCGGAGATAGAACTGAAAAAATTAACCGATAATACTCCAGCATTCATTTATAAAGGACTTAAAGCTCATCTACCTCTGACTTATTTCCCTATCGAGATCAAAGATATTTTATTACAAACTAAATTTGATGAGTTTCAAGTTGAAGAAGAGGGGGTACATGTAACAATATCTCTTTATAAAAAGTAG
- a CDS encoding DUF362 domain-containing protein, with translation MVSEVFFSALNRLSTMNPLQKLERLLDQSKIESIIIKNDLVAIKSHFGEKGNTTFIGPLYFRTIVKKIKKVGGRPFLTDTNTLYLGSRGEAISHLQTAIENGFVHSVVDASVIIADGLRGNTMKEVEINQKHFVKVNIGAEIYYADSIVSISHFKCHELMGFGGTLKNLGMGCASRMGKLSMHSKVTPSIISEKCIACGNCVKWCPANAISISHKSAVIDEKKCIGCGECIASCLQASIKIEWNESMSNLQEKMVEYVYGTLNNKKGKALFVNFLTQINPLCDCNAYSGTPIVDDIGILVSKDPVAIDQASVDLVNQQEGRKNSALTSNYGSGEDKFRGVYPNIDWSVQIKYAEKIGLGTKKYKLIKLEGC, from the coding sequence ATGGTAAGTGAAGTTTTCTTCTCTGCTCTGAATAGACTATCTACAATGAATCCTCTTCAAAAATTAGAGAGATTACTTGATCAGAGTAAGATAGAATCAATTATTATCAAAAATGATTTGGTTGCAATTAAATCTCATTTTGGAGAAAAAGGAAATACAACTTTTATAGGACCTCTTTACTTTCGAACAATAGTAAAAAAAATAAAAAAAGTCGGAGGTAGACCTTTTCTAACAGATACCAATACCTTGTATTTGGGGAGTAGAGGTGAAGCAATATCACATCTCCAAACCGCAATTGAAAATGGATTTGTTCATTCTGTAGTTGATGCTTCAGTAATTATTGCTGATGGTTTACGGGGAAATACGATGAAAGAAGTTGAAATTAATCAAAAACATTTTGTAAAAGTGAATATTGGAGCAGAGATTTACTATGCAGATTCTATTGTTAGCATTTCTCATTTTAAATGCCATGAACTTATGGGGTTTGGTGGAACCTTGAAAAATTTAGGAATGGGATGTGCGTCTCGTATGGGGAAATTGAGTATGCATTCTAAAGTGACTCCATCAATCATATCAGAAAAGTGTATTGCTTGTGGAAACTGTGTGAAGTGGTGTCCAGCCAATGCTATCTCTATTTCTCATAAAAGTGCAGTTATTGATGAGAAAAAGTGTATTGGTTGTGGAGAATGCATTGCGTCTTGCTTGCAAGCAAGTATTAAAATTGAATGGAATGAGTCAATGAGTAATCTTCAAGAGAAGATGGTTGAATATGTATATGGTACACTTAATAATAAAAAAGGTAAGGCGTTATTTGTCAATTTTCTTACTCAGATTAACCCTTTGTGCGATTGTAATGCATATAGTGGTACGCCGATTGTTGATGATATCGGAATTCTTGTATCAAAGGATCCTGTAGCTATTGATCAGGCATCTGTTGATCTAGTAAATCAGCAAGAAGGACGAAAGAACTCTGCATTAACTTCTAATTATGGATCGGGTGAGGACAAATTTCGAGGAGTTTATCCCAATATTGATTGGAGTGTCCAGATCAAGTATGCCGAAAAAATCGGACTGGGAACGAAGAAATATAAATTGATAAAACTTGAAGGATGTTAA
- a CDS encoding acyl-homoserine-lactone synthase — MFTLTEGRTSLNFNRFRNFSVSIQEGSLIVKNIITEEEKIQAYRLRHRVFCEELCWLPQREDKMEIDNYDKSAVFFGVFDNERRLLAFLRVITPEGLFMIEREFSFLVRNGYKIRKQNDTVEISRLCVAPESRNTLILGNFGFHFISVFLYKGVYHWCIRHKVRYLYFVVELKIYRLLRSIGFPCKIIGKPKRMPDGVIAIAGIIDRQEFEALNAIIYPERRNRLYAISINPCSIATATA, encoded by the coding sequence ATGTTTACTCTCACTGAAGGAAGAACCAGCCTTAATTTTAATAGGTTTCGGAACTTTTCTGTTTCCATCCAAGAAGGAAGCCTGATAGTAAAAAATATAATTACAGAAGAGGAGAAAATTCAGGCATATCGTTTAAGACACAGAGTTTTCTGTGAGGAGCTATGTTGGTTACCTCAAAGAGAGGATAAGATGGAAATAGATAATTATGACAAAAGTGCTGTGTTTTTTGGGGTTTTTGATAACGAGCGTAGATTATTGGCTTTCTTAAGGGTTATAACACCGGAAGGGCTTTTTATGATAGAAAGAGAGTTTTCATTCCTGGTTAGAAATGGTTATAAGATTAGAAAACAAAATGATACAGTGGAAATATCAAGGCTATGTGTAGCACCTGAATCAAGAAATACACTTATTTTAGGAAATTTTGGTTTTCATTTTATCTCGGTGTTCTTGTACAAAGGTGTTTATCACTGGTGTATTAGACATAAGGTAAGATATCTTTATTTCGTTGTTGAATTAAAAATTTATAGGTTACTACGCAGTATCGGATTTCCTTGTAAAATAATAGGGAAACCCAAAAGAATGCCTGATGGAGTTATTGCCATAGCAGGAATAATAGATAGACAGGAATTTGAGGCATTAAATGCGATTATTTATCCAGAAAGAAGAAATAGGCTTTATGCAATATCAATCAATCCTTGTTCAATAGCAACTGCAACCGCATGA